A single window of Melospiza georgiana isolate bMelGeo1 chromosome 19, bMelGeo1.pri, whole genome shotgun sequence DNA harbors:
- the PROCA1 gene encoding protein PROCA1 has product MCAPGLLCRLLLLLLLLLLFLLLLPPAPGAAPPGRPRARRGLTYPGTLWCGAGSNADSYEQLGEHRDTDRCCREHDHCQHVIHPFTARYGYRNLRWHTISHCDCDRRLKQCLRRVNDTASRAVGQAFFNVIQVPCFEFTYREECVEPYLYVWCRAYNTVAVAVPREPALYEFGGELIDRAARPRGVPLSPPRDHRELPVDHHTGTAPKAGKKERKRKKDKKNKGKGLKKKGSSEKGARSRPAGPADPWALLPSSNTILSDAPAREGVGREPVPATPSPVPTTSGKRRRKERNRKKRLKSKTEAEPA; this is encoded by the exons ATGTGcgccccggggctgctctgccgcctcctcctcctcctcctcctcctcctcctcttcctcctcctgctgccgcCTGCCCCCGGAGCGGCCCCGCCGGGacggccccgcgcccgccgcgggCTCACCTACCCCGGGACGCTGTGGTGCGGGGCGGGCAGCAACGCCGACAGCTACGAGCAGCTGG GGGAGCACCGGGACACGGATCGCTGCTGCCGGGAGCACGACCACTGCCAGCACGTCATCCACCCGTTCACGGCGCGCTACGGCTACCGCAACCTGCGCTGGCACACCATCAGCCACTGCGACTGCGACCGCCG GTTGAAGCAGTGCCTGCGGCGGGTGAACGACACGGCCTCGCGCGCCGTGGGCCAGGCCTTCTTCAACGTCATCCAGGTGCCCTGCTTCGAGTTCACCTACAGGGAGGAGTGTGTGGAGCCCTATCTCTATGTCTG GTGCAGGGCGTACAACACGGTGGCCGTGGCGGTGCCCCGAGAGCCGGCGCTGTATGAGTTTGGGGGGGAGCTCATCGACAGGGCAGCCAGGCCCAGGGGAGTCCCCCTGAGCCCCCCGCGGGATCATCGTGAGCTCCCAGTGGATCATCACACCGGGACAGCCCCCAAGGCaggcaagaaagagaggaagaggaagaaagataAGAAGAATAAGGGGAAAGGTCTGAAAAAGAAAGGCTCTTCTGAAAAGGGGGCACGGAGCcgtcctgctggccctgctgatccctgggccctgctgccaTCATCCAACACCATCCTGAGCGATGCCCCAGCACGGGAGGGAGTGGGCAGGGAGCCAGTGCCAGCCACTCCCTCCCCGGTGCCCACCACCAgcgggaagaggaggaggaaggagaggaacaGAAAGAAGAGGCTGAAAAGTAAAACTGAGGCTGAGCCTGCATGA
- the LOC131091577 gene encoding adenine phosphoribosyltransferase-like — protein MDLCHVPATREKGWYLALMAPNVKGPNYAWLDPSRLYCHPQGLQDCVADLLQPFQGDAIDMVAGIDAMGFILGAAAAATLQKGFLAIRKAGHLCVHTEAQPYSDYSGRQKLMEIRTDAITPGLRILLVDQWVETGGTMRAAIELVERLGGVVAGVAAICMESSEGGKWIQERYKCSHCVPPRLQPRFDQHQLGWE, from the exons ATGGACCTGTGCCACGTCCCTGCCACCCGGGAGAAGGGCTGGTACCTGGCACTGATGGCTCCCAACGTCAAAGGTCCCAACTATGCCTGGCTGGACCCGTCCCGGCTCTACTGCCACCCGCAA GGCTTGCAGGACTGCGTGGCCgacctgctgcagcccttccaGGGAGATGCCATCGACATGGTGGCCGGCATCGACGCCATGGGCTTCATCCTGG GCGCTGCAGCCGCTGCCACCCTGCAGAAAGGCTTCCTGGCCATCCGCAAGGCCGGGCACCTGTGCGTGCACACCGAGGCTCAGCCCTACAGCGACTACTCGGGCCGGCAGAAGCTGATGGAGATCCGCACCGATGCCATCACACCAG GCCTGCGCATCCTCCTGGTGGATCAGTGGGTTGAAACTGGGGGCACCATGAGAGCGGCCATTGAACTGGTGGAGCGGCTGGGGGGGGTCGTGGCAG gggTCGCTGCCATCTGCATGGAGAGCAGCGAGGGAGGGAAGTGGATCCAGGAGCGCTACAAGTGCTCCCACTGCGTCCCCCCACGCCTGCAGCCCCGCTTCGAccagcaccagctgggctgggagtga
- the RAB34 gene encoding ras-related protein Rab-34, with translation MNVLAPVRRDRVIAELPACFRKEAALHARPAFHPTVAGACQEQRTGTVGFKISKIIVVGDLSVGKTCLINRFCKDTFDKNYKATIGVDFEMERFEVLGVPFSLQLWDTAGQERFKCIASTYYRGAQAIVIVFDVNDVGSLEHTRQWLADALKENDPSNVILFLVGSKKDLSTPAQYSLMEKDALKVAQEMQAEYWAVSSLTGENVRDFFFRVAALTFESSVLAELERGSGARSIGDTVRISSKESDLYLSTPRKKPKCCQ, from the exons ATGAACGTGCTGGCCCCGGTGCGCAGGGACCGGGTCATCGCCGAGCTGCCCGCG TGTTTCCGCAAGGAGGCCGCCCTGCACGCCCGCCCCGCCTTCCACCCCACGGTGGCCGGAGCCTGCCAGGAGCAGCGGACGGGCACCGTGGG GTTCAAGATCTCCAAGATCATCGTGGTGGGCGATCTCTCGGTGGGGAAAACCTGCCTGATCAATCG GTTTTGCAAGGACACTTTTGACAAGAACTACAAGGCGACCATCGGCGTGGATTTCGAGATGGAGCGGTTCGAGGTGCTGGGGGTGCCCTTCAGCCTGCAGCT GTGGGACACGGCCGGCCAGGAGCGTTTCAAGTGCATCGCTTCCACCTACTACCGAGGAGCACAGG ccaTCGTGATTGTCTTCGATGTCAACGACGTGGGGTCCCTGGAGCACACACG GCAGTGGCTGGCTGATGCCCTGAAGGAGAACGACCCATCCAACGTGATCCTCTTCCTGGTGGGCTCCAAGAAGGATCTGAGC ACCCCGGCCCAGTACAGCCTGATGGAGAAGGACGCCCTCAAGGTGGCCCAGGAGATGCAGGCCGAGTACTGGGCTGTGTCCTCGCTCACTG GGGAGAACGTGCGGGATTTCTTCTTCCGAGTGGCGGCGCTGACCTTTGAGAGCAGCGTGCTGGCCGAGCTGGAGCGCGGCAGCGGCGCCCGCAGCATCGGCGACACCGTGC GGATCAGCAGCAAGGAGAGCGACCTGTACCTGTCCACGCCCCGCAAGAAACCCAAGTGCTGCCAGTGA
- the RPL23A gene encoding 60S ribosomal protein L23a, whose translation MAPKAKKEAVPPKTEAKAKALKAKKAVLKGVHSHKKKKIRTSPTFRRPKTLRLRRQPKYPRKSAPRRNKLDHYAIIKFPLTTESAMKKIEDNNTLVFIVDVKANKHQIKQAVKKLYDIDVAKVNTLIRPDGEKKAYVRLAPDYDALDVANKIGII comes from the exons ATGGCGCCCAAGGCGAAGAAGGAGG CTGTGCCTCCGAAGACAGAGGCTAAGGCAAAGGCGCTGAAGGCCAAGAAGGCCGTCCTGAAGGGGGTCCACAGccacaagaagaagaagatccGCACGTCGCCCACATTCCGCAGGCCCAAGACGCTGCGGCTGCGGAGGCAGCCCAAGTACCCCCGGAAAAGCGCCCCACGGAGAAACAA GCTGGACCATTATGCCATTATCAAGTTCCCTCTGACCACAGAATCAGCGATGAAGAAGATTGAGGACAACAACACTCTGGTGTTCATCGTGGATGTCAAGGCAAACAAGCACCAGATCAAACAGGCTGTCAAGAAGCTGTATGATATCGATGTGGCCAAGGTCAACACGTTGATCAG GCCTGATGGAGAGAAGAAGGCTTACGTCCGACTGGCTCCTGATTATGATGCACTGGATGTGGCCAACAAG ATTGGAATCATCTAA
- the TLCD1 gene encoding TLC domain-containing protein 1, whose translation MGPGWRAASAALVGGSVAIFAALRRLALAVPQPAAVRSRPGRVWRWRNLLVSFAHSVLAGLWALFSLWHSPELLSDIQDGYSVSGHLLVCFSSGYFIHDTLDIIFNHQSRSSWEYLVHHAMAISAFVSLIITGRFLVAAVLLLLVEVSNIFLTVRMLLKMSNVPSPALYEANKYINLVVYFAFRLAPQAYLTCYFLRHVELQGQGAFLTANLLLLDAMILMYFSRLLRSDFFPSLRKGSAGRDVDGEKFLID comes from the exons ATGGGCCCGGGCTGGCGGGCGGCCTCGGCGGCGCTGGTGGGCGGCAGCGTGGCGATCTTCGCGGCTCTGCGCCGCCTGGCCCTGGCCGTGCCACAGCCCGCCGCCGTAAGGAGCCGTCCCGGCCGCGTCTGGCGCTGGAGGAATCTCCTCGTCTCTTTCGCACACTCCGTGCTGGCGGGGCTATGGGCCCTCTTCAG CCTCTGGCACTCTCCGGAGCTGCTCTCCGACATCCAGGACGGCTACAGCGTCTCAGGGCACCTGCTGGTCTGCTTTTCCTCAG GCTATTTCATCCACGACACCCTTGACATCATCTTCAACCATCAGTCCCGCTCCTCTTGGGAGTACCTGGTGCACCATGCCATG GCCATCTCTGCCTTCGTCTCGCTCATCATCACAGGCCGCTTCCTGGTGGCAgcggtgctgctgctgctggtggaggtGAGCAACATCTTCCTGACGGTGCGCATGCTGCTGAAGATGAGCAACGTGCCTTCCCCGGCGCTCTACGAGGCCAACAAATACATCAACCTGGTGGTGTACTTCGCCTTCCGCCTGGCGCCCCAGGCTTACCTCACCTGCTACTTCCTCCGCCACgtggagctgcagggccagggtgCCTTCCTCACTGCCAACCTCCTGCTGCTCGATGCCATGATCCTCATGTACTTCTCCCGCCTCCTCCGCTCcgattttttcccctccctgcgCAAGGGCTCTGCGGGGAGAGACGTAGACGGCGAGAAGTTTCTGATAGACTGA